A stretch of Desulfotomaculum sp. DNA encodes these proteins:
- a CDS encoding YdcF family protein → MLYFIKFIYTTFLLPPGFLIIIFALFCFWLFRRDRKAAVILAVIIFIFYILSTPFLSDPLTRSLEYKYRPPLSINGDVIVMLGGGATSDTPDLDGQGHLSGHAANRLITTVRLYRITGLPVIISGGKVYSNTGNESLIAKRQLIGLGVPEEKIITEDRSLNTEQNALYIKQIMQQYKFKKPVLVTSASHMRRAVLNFDKIGVDTTPYPTDYKANSNFEFSAGMLVPSASEILDTSIIIKEYLGIWALRF, encoded by the coding sequence ATGCTATATTTTATCAAGTTTATTTATACAACCTTTTTATTGCCGCCAGGTTTCTTAATTATTATTTTTGCCCTATTTTGTTTTTGGCTTTTCAGGCGTGACAGGAAGGCTGCAGTTATCCTTGCCGTGATAATTTTTATTTTTTACATCTTATCTACACCCTTTTTAAGCGATCCGTTAACCAGAAGTCTGGAATATAAATACCGCCCGCCGTTATCTATAAATGGCGATGTTATTGTTATGCTTGGGGGCGGCGCTACTTCAGATACTCCTGATCTTGACGGACAGGGCCATCTGTCGGGCCATGCCGCAAACCGCCTGATCACAACTGTAAGACTATACAGGATTACAGGCCTGCCGGTAATCATTTCCGGGGGAAAAGTGTATTCAAATACCGGCAACGAATCACTTATAGCAAAACGTCAGTTAATTGGCTTGGGAGTACCGGAGGAAAAAATAATTACCGAAGACAGAAGCCTCAATACTGAGCAGAATGCTTTATACATCAAACAAATAATGCAACAGTATAAATTTAAAAAGCCTGTCCTTGTAACTTCGGCGTCGCATATGCGCAGGGCTGTGTTAAACTTCGATAAAATAGGCGTTGATACGACGCCATATCCAACGGATTATAAGGCGAACTCCAATTTTGAATTTAGTGCGGGGATGCTTGTCCCGTCAGCTTCCGAAATATTGGATACCAGCATTATAATTAAAGAGTATTTGGGAATATGGGCTTTGCGGTTTTAA